Proteins encoded by one window of Anaeromusa acidaminophila DSM 3853:
- a CDS encoding response regulator, with protein sequence MDRVMIVDDALMMRKTLRRMLEKIDCEIVEEAASGEQALLKYAQCSPDLVTMDLTMPGMGGLEAIRQLKEQAPEAKILVISALGQKHAVFEALQLGAKNYIVKPINEGILQSVVRLLLSETTKEAAHG encoded by the coding sequence ATGGATAGAGTTATGATTGTGGATGATGCATTGATGATGCGTAAAACCTTACGGAGGATGCTGGAAAAGATCGACTGCGAAATCGTAGAGGAAGCAGCCAGCGGTGAGCAAGCGCTGTTAAAATATGCGCAGTGCAGTCCGGATTTGGTAACCATGGATTTGACTATGCCTGGCATGGGCGGCTTGGAGGCCATTCGTCAGCTAAAAGAGCAAGCGCCGGAGGCCAAGATCCTTGTTATCAGCGCATTGGGGCAAAAGCATGCGGTATTTGAAGCGTTGCAGTTAGGCGCGAAAAATTACATTGTTAAACCAATTAACGAAGGAATCTTACAATCGGTGGTGCGCTTGCTGTTAAGTGAAACTACCAAAGAGGCGGCTCATGGATAA
- a CDS encoding LysR family transcriptional regulator yields MELRHLRYFLAVADELHFGHAAKRLQIAQPPLSRQIHDLEEELGFTLFSRQNRKISLTPAGAVFQEKARHILGEVDDACRLAQKAHRGELGRLAIGFAGIATFSVMPRLIPAYQALYPSMELSLVQLGTSEQLRDIEAGKLHLGLLCLPIDAPDVYCHSINKEPYMIALPASHPLAFQPGPLALSELSQENFIMTSRAVGKGYFDLTLQQCHQAGFSPTITQEVHELQTTVTFVAAGMGVALVPEGMGHSQARGVRFRPLFHAEPVLHTTIAWLKTNTSPELQHFVSLAKKLFPAEH; encoded by the coding sequence ATGGAGCTACGTCATTTGCGCTACTTTCTGGCAGTTGCAGATGAACTGCATTTTGGCCATGCCGCCAAGCGTCTGCAAATTGCCCAGCCGCCTTTAAGCCGACAAATTCATGATTTGGAAGAAGAGCTTGGATTCACGCTGTTTTCAAGGCAAAATCGAAAAATTTCCCTGACTCCGGCAGGCGCCGTATTTCAGGAGAAAGCGCGACATATTCTCGGCGAAGTGGACGACGCTTGCCGCCTGGCGCAAAAAGCGCATCGCGGCGAACTGGGACGCTTAGCCATCGGGTTTGCCGGTATCGCCACCTTTTCCGTTATGCCCCGCTTGATTCCCGCTTACCAAGCTCTTTATCCTTCAATGGAGCTTTCCTTAGTACAATTGGGGACCAGTGAACAACTGCGGGACATCGAAGCCGGCAAACTCCATCTGGGTCTTTTATGCCTGCCAATTGACGCTCCAGACGTATACTGCCATAGCATCAACAAAGAACCGTATATGATCGCCCTTCCCGCTAGCCATCCCCTAGCCTTTCAACCAGGCCCCTTGGCATTGAGCGAGCTTTCGCAAGAAAATTTTATCATGACTTCCCGCGCAGTGGGAAAAGGTTATTTTGACTTGACTCTACAGCAGTGCCACCAAGCAGGCTTCAGTCCCACCATCACTCAGGAAGTCCACGAACTGCAAACTACCGTTACGTTTGTCGCCGCCGGCATGGGCGTGGCTCTTGTCCCCGAAGGCATGGGGCACAGTCAAGCTCGCGGAGTCCGCTTCCGCCCGCTATTTCATGCAGAGCCGGTTCTGCACACTACCATCGCCTGGCTCAAAACCAATACCTCTCCCGAACTGCAGCACTTCGTTTCATTGGCTAAAAAACTATTTCCCGCCGAGCATTGA
- a CDS encoding metal-dependent hydrolase family protein, with amino-acid sequence MKHALGLGRQKHEYLLQNVQLVDVAAGEVKEKSVLHIRDGLIEGVYSSGENLPRVAECMDGQGRYALPGLIDLHVHLVWDGSPSPLTTMRDEGVYQALGRGIANAQASLAQGVTTVRDVGSVDNVAVDIMALVDRGVLLGPDVVAAGSIIQPTGGHVPELGHIADSPDELVKAVRTMKARGAAAIKVASTGGAYGPEEIGPSLYSQKDLEIIVREAHRLGMKVASHSLGKIGIENAVCAGVDTIEHGADIADEVLQLMKRQGTFLVPTLAVYKKLSESSGEIPEAYVEKSRTVTAWHQDTFRRAMALGVGIALGTDAGSPNFGPHPSVFVEMQAMEAYGMKALDILRCATCAAAKALGREATVGSLEEGKQADLLLVKENPLQKLAALFTDKKVIAKGVTL; translated from the coding sequence ATGAAGCATGCTTTGGGGTTAGGGAGACAGAAGCATGAATACCTTTTGCAAAATGTGCAGTTGGTGGATGTAGCCGCTGGCGAAGTGAAAGAAAAAAGTGTTTTGCATATACGAGACGGTTTGATTGAAGGCGTATATTCGTCAGGAGAAAACTTGCCGCGAGTGGCGGAATGCATGGACGGGCAAGGCCGGTATGCGTTGCCGGGCTTGATTGATCTGCATGTGCATTTGGTTTGGGACGGCAGTCCGTCGCCGCTGACAACCATGCGGGACGAAGGGGTATATCAGGCTCTGGGAAGAGGTATTGCCAATGCGCAAGCATCGTTGGCGCAGGGGGTGACAACGGTGCGGGACGTGGGGTCAGTGGATAATGTGGCGGTTGACATCATGGCCTTGGTGGATCGGGGCGTGCTGCTGGGCCCCGATGTGGTGGCGGCGGGAAGCATTATTCAGCCTACCGGCGGTCATGTGCCGGAGCTAGGGCATATCGCGGATTCGCCGGATGAGTTGGTTAAGGCGGTACGAACGATGAAGGCGCGCGGCGCGGCGGCGATCAAGGTAGCCTCTACCGGCGGCGCTTACGGGCCGGAGGAGATTGGTCCTTCGCTGTACTCGCAAAAAGACTTGGAGATTATTGTGCGTGAAGCTCATCGGTTGGGAATGAAGGTAGCTTCGCATTCTCTAGGCAAAATAGGGATTGAAAATGCTGTCTGCGCTGGCGTAGATACTATTGAACACGGGGCGGATATTGCGGACGAGGTATTGCAGCTTATGAAGCGCCAAGGCACGTTTTTAGTCCCAACGCTGGCAGTATACAAAAAGCTGTCTGAAAGCAGCGGCGAAATTCCCGAGGCGTACGTGGAAAAATCGCGCACAGTGACGGCGTGGCATCAAGACACCTTCCGACGCGCCATGGCGTTGGGGGTAGGCATTGCCTTGGGAACGGACGCGGGCTCGCCGAATTTTGGCCCTCATCCGTCTGTATTTGTGGAAATGCAGGCCATGGAAGCTTACGGGATGAAAGCGCTGGATATTTTACGCTGCGCAACTTGCGCCGCCGCTAAAGCGTTGGGACGAGAAGCGACAGTTGGCTCTTTGGAGGAGGGAAAGCAGGCGGATCTTTTGCTGGTGAAGGAGAATCCGCTGCAAAAACTGGCGGCGTTGTTTACGGACAAAAAGGTTATTGCCAAAGGCGTGACGCTGTAG
- a CDS encoding MFS transporter, translating into MKAAYAVQEEKRLGGSMAKAVLAGSVGNALEWFDYGLYGYFASIISSQFFSSKDPVTALMLSFIVFGVGFVMRPVGGLVFGHYADRVGRRQVLTWTVMLMGLSTFAVGCLPTYAQIGIWAPILLAVCRLLQGVSTGGEWGSCMSFLAEYSTPHNRGFIVSWSQFSIAVGLLLGSGSGALLSAMLSPEDMNAWGWRLPFWTGLLIACFGMFIRKKVDETPSFKACEETQALAQTPLMEVLRNYKKETVLSFGIVIGWTISYWLVMAYMPTYISKVLKFPLSVGLSLNTLLIVVFMLAIPFTGILADKIGRKPVIIAASLGFVLLGYPLFSVLSTTQDSMVMLAVLVALALLEALICGGATVYMTEIFPTNIRCSAIAIGYNIAVACFGGTAPFISTWLIASTGDNLAPTYYLMAGSILSLLVMVLLAHETKDKELA; encoded by the coding sequence ATGAAGGCAGCCTATGCGGTGCAAGAAGAAAAGCGTCTAGGCGGATCTATGGCGAAAGCGGTTTTAGCCGGCTCGGTAGGTAATGCGCTGGAATGGTTTGATTATGGTTTATACGGGTATTTTGCTTCCATTATTTCTTCGCAGTTTTTTTCGTCCAAGGATCCGGTGACGGCGCTCATGCTGTCATTTATTGTCTTTGGCGTGGGCTTTGTCATGCGTCCGGTGGGCGGCCTCGTTTTTGGCCATTATGCGGACCGGGTGGGGCGGCGGCAGGTGCTGACTTGGACGGTCATGCTGATGGGTTTGAGCACCTTTGCCGTAGGCTGCTTGCCTACGTATGCGCAGATCGGCATTTGGGCGCCGATCTTGCTCGCGGTTTGCCGGTTATTGCAGGGAGTTTCTACAGGCGGTGAATGGGGCAGCTGCATGTCTTTCTTGGCGGAGTATTCAACTCCCCACAATCGAGGGTTTATTGTCAGCTGGTCGCAGTTCAGTATTGCCGTGGGCCTGCTTTTAGGTTCCGGGTCCGGCGCGCTCTTAAGCGCTATGCTGTCGCCGGAGGATATGAACGCCTGGGGATGGCGCCTGCCGTTTTGGACCGGGCTGTTGATTGCATGTTTTGGCATGTTTATTCGCAAAAAAGTAGATGAAACGCCAAGCTTTAAGGCGTGCGAGGAAACGCAGGCATTAGCGCAGACGCCGCTCATGGAAGTGCTGCGCAACTATAAAAAAGAAACTGTTTTGAGTTTTGGCATTGTTATCGGCTGGACGATTTCTTACTGGCTGGTTATGGCCTATATGCCGACGTACATTTCTAAAGTCTTGAAATTTCCTCTTTCCGTGGGCTTGTCGCTCAATACGTTGCTGATAGTTGTTTTTATGCTAGCCATTCCTTTTACAGGGATTCTGGCGGATAAAATTGGCCGTAAGCCGGTAATTATAGCAGCTTCGCTGGGCTTTGTTTTGTTGGGATATCCGCTATTCTCCGTACTGAGCACGACGCAGGACTCCATGGTTATGTTGGCGGTTTTAGTGGCGCTGGCTCTTTTGGAAGCGCTCATCTGCGGCGGCGCGACAGTGTACATGACGGAGATTTTTCCGACGAACATTCGCTGTAGCGCTATTGCCATCGGCTATAATATTGCCGTGGCTTGCTTCGGCGGGACGGCTCCTTTTATTTCGACTTGGTTGATTGCTTCCACTGGAGATAATTTGGCTCCCACCTACTACTTGATGGCGGGTTCCATTTTATCATTGTTGGTCATGGTGTTGCTGGCGCATGAGACCAAAGACAAAGAATTGGCCTGA
- a CDS encoding bifunctional diguanylate cyclase/phosphodiesterase gives MRIRARLTILFAGLTGILLIAAAFLGYYLVQRELTEKIERELSSAVIMHANDLNNNLLSKKKLLEISWYNLEFEAQYGKITPAMLSGYKQVDPELTDMYFAFVSGEFIDGSGWVPPVGYDPRQRPWYKEAMEAGRITVTPPYFEFVTQQMALAIAMPVRNAQGQIYGVASADVLLKTLVEKLTWATEYEGGYAYLLDRNGTILLHPEAALLGVNVVQSPDYQNDLKEVIQRMQREEQGWGRYFYKEHHRLVYFKQVPEVQWTLVMSVPEDVVYAPLRQWAILFLGILFAATGLMAGVSFWVAKRISRPIDELVGQVKRIGEGEAVEEVQASGYDELDELAVAFNRMAEGLQESFSEISRQGEKNAAQLHSFQEVTGHLITQGESTQAIFAVVTKDVIRLVGGLHSVISTLSESKESWVVRHSAGPYSLPVGFQSGLSEGITEEVLRRGEAVFVPDYHAYAKALSFFKDIPIGSCLGLPLQIGGATIGVLVVSWSQKMDAIDIRTDSILRQYANIVSTALARAQDREHMYELAYIDELTGLPNRRNFYKQLQEKLVAGGALLTGHVFLLDLDNLKLINDSLGHSRGDNFICSVAAALKKGMPVGGMVARLGGDEFGLWLPETACKEAGPLAEALLRAIEAGETVEEHPLHITASMGIAAYPRDGMTVEELLQNADAALYEAKDSGKNAWRMCTRELVQESREKLFLSNALRSAIASCEFSLVFQPIVDAAKKLVAFEALLRWSSLEYGQVPPGKFIPLAEQCGLMPLIGQWVMEEACRFAVKLKQRGLASIRVHVNVSAQQLEDEGFCSMVDGLLREKLQDRNAIILEVTESVFMASIGQAVTSLHTLKQQGLTLSMDDFGEGFSSLAQLLRLPFESLKISRTLVRHLGDDARHMQYIAAIVEMMHALNMEVVAEGVETELEWQSVGSCGFDLVQGYYIARPLAPNAALEWAQENKNQQSV, from the coding sequence ATGCGTATTCGCGCGAGGCTGACAATTCTATTTGCCGGATTAACCGGAATATTGCTGATAGCAGCTGCTTTTTTGGGATACTATCTTGTGCAGCGGGAACTGACGGAGAAGATTGAGCGGGAACTTTCAAGCGCTGTGATTATGCATGCAAACGACTTGAACAATAATCTTTTAAGCAAGAAAAAACTGCTGGAAATCAGTTGGTACAATTTGGAGTTTGAGGCGCAGTACGGTAAGATTACACCGGCGATGCTGTCCGGCTACAAGCAGGTGGATCCGGAACTGACGGATATGTATTTTGCTTTTGTAAGCGGGGAATTCATTGACGGCAGCGGCTGGGTGCCGCCAGTAGGCTATGATCCCAGGCAGCGGCCTTGGTATAAGGAAGCCATGGAGGCTGGACGCATTACCGTGACGCCTCCTTACTTTGAGTTTGTAACGCAGCAGATGGCGCTGGCCATTGCGATGCCGGTGCGCAATGCGCAGGGACAGATATATGGGGTTGCCTCAGCGGATGTACTTTTGAAGACGTTAGTGGAGAAGCTAACTTGGGCAACTGAGTATGAAGGCGGTTATGCGTATCTTCTTGATCGGAACGGAACAATATTGTTGCATCCAGAGGCAGCGCTGCTGGGTGTTAATGTAGTACAATCTCCCGACTATCAGAATGATTTAAAAGAGGTCATTCAACGGATGCAGCGGGAGGAGCAGGGGTGGGGACGCTATTTTTACAAGGAGCATCATCGACTTGTGTATTTTAAGCAAGTGCCGGAGGTGCAGTGGACGCTGGTCATGTCGGTGCCGGAAGATGTGGTCTATGCGCCGCTGCGGCAATGGGCGATTCTGTTTTTAGGAATTCTTTTCGCGGCGACAGGGTTGATGGCGGGCGTATCCTTTTGGGTAGCGAAGCGAATTAGCCGTCCGATTGATGAGCTAGTGGGGCAAGTCAAGCGTATTGGCGAGGGAGAAGCCGTAGAAGAGGTCCAGGCTTCCGGTTATGATGAACTGGACGAGTTAGCGGTTGCGTTTAATCGCATGGCCGAAGGGTTGCAGGAATCGTTTAGCGAAATTTCCCGCCAAGGAGAGAAAAATGCGGCGCAGCTTCATTCCTTTCAAGAGGTTACCGGGCATTTAATTACGCAAGGAGAATCGACACAAGCGATATTTGCAGTAGTTACCAAAGATGTCATTCGCTTGGTGGGTGGCCTGCACAGCGTCATCTCTACGTTAAGTGAGAGCAAAGAAAGCTGGGTAGTTCGCCATTCGGCCGGACCTTACAGCTTGCCGGTTGGCTTTCAAAGCGGTCTTTCCGAAGGGATTACCGAAGAAGTACTGCGGCGAGGCGAAGCTGTATTTGTACCGGATTATCATGCGTATGCTAAAGCGTTGTCGTTTTTTAAGGATATTCCCATAGGCAGCTGCTTAGGGTTGCCATTGCAGATTGGCGGAGCGACTATTGGGGTGTTGGTGGTGTCGTGGTCGCAAAAGATGGACGCGATTGATATCAGAACCGACTCCATCTTGCGGCAGTATGCTAATATTGTCTCTACGGCGTTGGCCAGGGCGCAAGACCGTGAACATATGTATGAGCTGGCTTATATTGATGAATTGACCGGGCTGCCTAATCGGCGGAATTTTTATAAGCAGCTGCAGGAAAAACTGGTAGCAGGGGGCGCTCTTCTGACAGGGCACGTTTTTCTGCTGGATTTGGATAATTTGAAGCTGATTAATGATTCGTTGGGGCACAGCCGGGGAGATAATTTCATTTGCTCTGTAGCTGCAGCGCTAAAAAAAGGTATGCCTGTCGGCGGCATGGTAGCCCGGCTGGGCGGCGACGAATTTGGCTTGTGGCTGCCGGAAACGGCATGTAAAGAAGCGGGGCCGCTAGCGGAAGCGTTGTTGCGGGCCATTGAAGCGGGCGAAACAGTGGAGGAGCATCCGTTGCATATAACGGCCAGCATGGGTATTGCCGCGTATCCTCGCGATGGCATGACCGTAGAAGAGTTGCTGCAAAATGCCGATGCTGCTTTATATGAAGCCAAAGACAGCGGTAAAAATGCTTGGCGCATGTGTACAAGGGAATTAGTGCAGGAAAGCAGAGAGAAGCTGTTTTTATCCAACGCCTTGCGCAGCGCCATAGCCAGTTGCGAGTTTAGTCTGGTGTTTCAGCCGATTGTTGATGCTGCCAAGAAGCTGGTCGCCTTTGAAGCGTTGTTGCGGTGGAGCAGCTTAGAATATGGGCAGGTGCCGCCGGGCAAATTCATTCCCCTGGCGGAGCAATGCGGTTTGATGCCGCTCATTGGCCAGTGGGTGATGGAGGAAGCGTGTCGGTTTGCGGTCAAACTAAAGCAGCGCGGCTTAGCGTCGATACGGGTGCATGTGAATGTATCGGCGCAGCAATTGGAGGATGAAGGTTTTTGCAGCATGGTCGATGGACTTTTGCGCGAAAAGCTGCAAGACCGCAATGCCATTATCTTGGAGGTTACGGAAAGTGTGTTTATGGCATCGATCGGGCAGGCGGTAACCAGCTTGCATACATTGAAGCAGCAGGGACTTACTCTTTCTATGGATGATTTTGGGGAGGGATTTTCTTCCTTGGCGCAGTTGCTGCGCTTGCCCTTTGAGTCTTTGAAAATCTCCCGTACGCTGGTGCGGCATTTGGGCGATGATGCACGCCATATGCAATATATTGCCGCCATTGTGGAAATGATGCACGCCTTGAATATGGAAGTAGTCGCCGAAGGCGTGGAAACCGAGCTGGAGTGGCAAAGTGTTGGGAGTTGCGGCTTTGATTTAGTACAGGGCTATTATATTGCGCGTCCTTTGGCGCCGAATGCGGCGTTAGAATGGGCGCAGGAAAACAAAAATCAACAAAGTGTTTAA
- a CDS encoding YitT family protein, which yields MKRMLTVLAGCLAISLGILIFKYAHITTGGTTGLALNLAYWLQIPFDGLFFVVNTPFYILSLKRLGWKFTASTLLSVVTVVLLTGVERIAPAMQLDPLFGALAGGVLAGLGLSLLFMGQSSLGGTGVLTVYLQQRYGWDPGKLNFCFDAVIVGSSIVVVGAGEALFSALSIVVVSSVISLFRKRIASSYQAPAANAEAA from the coding sequence ATGAAACGGATGTTGACGGTGTTGGCGGGCTGTCTGGCTATCAGTCTGGGTATTTTGATTTTTAAATATGCGCATATTACCACGGGAGGCACGACCGGTTTGGCCCTTAATTTGGCCTATTGGCTGCAGATTCCCTTTGACGGTTTGTTTTTTGTGGTAAATACGCCTTTTTATATTTTGTCGCTCAAACGGTTGGGGTGGAAGTTTACCGCCAGCACGTTGCTGTCGGTTGTGACCGTAGTCTTGCTGACCGGTGTGGAGCGTATCGCTCCAGCGATGCAGCTAGATCCCTTGTTCGGCGCTCTTGCGGGCGGCGTGCTGGCCGGTTTGGGCTTGTCGCTGCTCTTTATGGGGCAAAGCTCCTTGGGCGGAACCGGCGTGTTGACTGTGTATTTGCAGCAGCGCTATGGCTGGGATCCGGGGAAACTGAATTTCTGCTTTGACGCCGTAATCGTAGGTTCTAGCATAGTAGTGGTCGGTGCCGGGGAAGCTTTGTTTTCAGCGCTGTCCATCGTGGTGGTTTCCAGTGTAATCAGCTTGTTTAGAAAGCGCATCGCCAGTTCCTACCAAGCGCCGGCGGCAAACGCCGAAGCGGCGTAG
- a CDS encoding helix-turn-helix transcriptional regulator, giving the protein MNGLQKEAALEFLDRLAAGVAQMFGPSCEVVIHDMNNKESSIVSIYHGEVTKRQVGDSLSILGVQKLDEFFEGRDFVNSQGKTKEGRLLKSSTFHLRGEDYHYAIGINYDYTHLDLAKSVLAELTAVGAPIEEELHGAAPTLDSIFEACLQRLGKPVALLNREDRLQMIALLSEQGAFQFAKSIPTIAEKLNVSRFTIYKYLKERS; this is encoded by the coding sequence GTGAATGGTTTGCAAAAAGAAGCGGCTCTGGAATTTTTGGATCGCTTGGCGGCAGGAGTGGCCCAGATGTTTGGCCCGTCCTGCGAAGTGGTAATCCATGACATGAACAATAAAGAAAGCTCTATCGTCTCGATCTATCACGGCGAGGTGACCAAGCGCCAGGTGGGTGACAGCTTGTCTATTTTGGGCGTGCAGAAGCTGGACGAGTTTTTTGAGGGCCGGGACTTTGTAAACAGCCAAGGAAAAACCAAGGAGGGGCGGCTTTTAAAAAGCTCCACCTTTCATTTGCGCGGCGAAGACTATCATTATGCCATCGGCATTAATTACGACTATACCCATCTAGACTTAGCCAAATCGGTACTGGCGGAGCTGACAGCCGTGGGTGCGCCGATAGAGGAGGAGCTTCATGGCGCGGCGCCTACGTTGGATTCTATTTTTGAGGCTTGCCTGCAGCGTTTGGGAAAACCCGTCGCGCTGCTTAACCGTGAGGATCGGCTGCAAATGATTGCGCTGCTGAGCGAGCAAGGGGCGTTTCAATTTGCCAAAAGCATTCCTACGATTGCGGAAAAATTAAATGTGTCTCGCTTTACCATCTATAAGTATTTAAAAGAGCGATCTTGA
- a CDS encoding AAA family ATPase has protein sequence MRESSVAALAFLFLHSKECWGLAEQRRQLVARNFWESVPLEKRAFVAARLPEYLARLSGPLFAQTKGMYVRSLQGGARTVYKFRVNSGDRILFLYARDIPGLRREVAPDSVVLLEYCKHDEQVRRGVSLQAEAAVAGAEEAAFCEEPYEETGESESLRRSQQYWGNVPQILDAAAWYLTTDEGLARLVEEGRGDWQLYLSQEQYDCVRSEGEPLFLAGGAGTGKSTVGLHKLMARSFQAVKLGYFTYAKRLRDDTQALYEAWREGEAEPVQAQTEFHCVASYCRECLNVREKAMVSFRTFENQFWRIYGSVSSFSAADAWQEIRGLLKGGMGRHWLRQDLLLQREYPVAAETAQWLEAIGFWEEDGHGWWRILRRDGSLVLFQGALGAPSNLVKKEALALLARLQREIHWLPLLPKATYLQLPSDHSLFGPEQRELLYELALQYQQWLESQKLLDENDMARQGLARLAAGTLQPEFDYLVIDEVQDLSELQLYFLLACKKHNDHDFHSFLFSGDVQQTINPTYFDFGRLRMPFHYRGHLRTQLRVLTKNYRCREPIVALGNALAQLRSRWCGASDQEETQLLQPLLPGVFKPQWLQAQPDNARELLTAAADVQRGYVTVLVANEQEKKRLLSDGYGRHNVYTVQEFKGAEDDYIIAYRLLSSAKESWEELLNGQGRGQLRLRYQANLLYVAITRAKERLCFYEDEPPAGVLAELANWLEEVAVFDASRLGLQGLSEAAALLDKAREREREEYYLDASDLYAQAGDDISASRCLGAEAEASGQVAEALAHYERAGEWERVLNLAKDTGYEAAALRAMLHLHRSYEEIEAYFEPHEERLPPVLAAISREKGMASLVVESYWLPKMQSFTQACEECAYELEFLSLAKAEGGNP, from the coding sequence ATGCGGGAAAGCAGCGTGGCGGCGTTGGCTTTCCTTTTTTTGCATAGCAAGGAGTGTTGGGGATTGGCGGAGCAGCGCAGGCAGTTGGTAGCCCGCAATTTTTGGGAAAGCGTGCCTTTGGAAAAACGGGCTTTTGTCGCCGCGAGGCTGCCGGAGTATTTGGCCAGACTTTCCGGGCCGCTGTTTGCCCAGACCAAAGGGATGTATGTCCGCTCGCTCCAGGGCGGCGCGCGGACGGTTTATAAATTTCGCGTCAACAGCGGGGATCGAATTTTGTTTTTGTATGCCCGGGATATACCGGGGTTGCGCCGGGAGGTGGCTCCGGACAGCGTGGTGCTGCTGGAGTACTGCAAGCATGACGAGCAGGTGAGGCGAGGCGTCTCCTTGCAGGCGGAGGCGGCGGTTGCCGGGGCTGAGGAAGCGGCTTTTTGCGAAGAACCCTATGAAGAAACCGGAGAGAGCGAGTCCTTGCGTCGCAGCCAGCAATATTGGGGCAATGTGCCGCAAATTTTGGATGCCGCCGCTTGGTATTTGACGACCGATGAAGGCTTGGCGCGTTTGGTGGAAGAAGGCCGGGGCGACTGGCAGTTGTACCTCAGCCAGGAGCAGTATGATTGCGTACGCAGCGAAGGAGAGCCTTTGTTTTTGGCCGGCGGCGCCGGTACAGGCAAGTCCACAGTGGGTTTACATAAGCTGATGGCGCGAAGCTTTCAAGCGGTCAAACTGGGTTATTTTACGTACGCAAAGCGCCTGCGAGATGACACGCAGGCATTGTATGAGGCTTGGCGCGAGGGCGAGGCGGAACCGGTGCAGGCGCAAACGGAATTTCATTGTGTCGCGTCTTACTGTCGGGAATGCTTGAACGTTCGGGAAAAAGCCATGGTATCCTTCCGAACTTTTGAAAATCAGTTTTGGCGAATCTACGGGAGCGTCAGCAGCTTCTCTGCTGCCGACGCTTGGCAGGAGATTCGGGGGCTTTTAAAAGGAGGCATGGGCCGGCACTGGCTGCGGCAAGATTTGCTGTTGCAGCGGGAATATCCAGTCGCGGCAGAAACGGCGCAGTGGCTGGAAGCGATTGGCTTCTGGGAGGAAGACGGTCACGGCTGGTGGCGCATTCTTCGCCGTGACGGCAGTCTGGTTTTATTTCAAGGCGCTCTAGGAGCGCCTTCGAACCTGGTGAAAAAAGAAGCATTAGCGCTTTTGGCAAGGCTGCAGCGAGAAATCCATTGGTTGCCGCTTTTGCCAAAGGCTACGTATTTGCAGCTGCCGTCGGATCATTCGCTCTTTGGACCGGAGCAACGCGAGCTGCTTTATGAATTGGCGCTGCAGTACCAGCAGTGGCTGGAAAGCCAAAAGCTGCTGGATGAAAATGATATGGCCCGACAAGGGCTTGCCAGGCTGGCGGCGGGGACGCTGCAACCGGAATTTGACTACTTGGTGATTGATGAAGTACAGGACTTAAGTGAGCTGCAGCTTTACTTTTTGTTGGCCTGCAAGAAGCACAACGACCATGATTTCCATTCTTTTTTGTTCAGCGGCGATGTGCAGCAGACCATTAATCCGACGTATTTCGACTTTGGACGCCTGCGCATGCCTTTCCATTATCGCGGGCATCTGCGGACCCAGCTGCGGGTGTTGACGAAAAACTATCGTTGTCGGGAACCGATTGTGGCTTTAGGCAACGCGCTGGCGCAGCTTCGCAGCCGCTGGTGCGGCGCTTCGGACCAGGAAGAAACGCAGCTGCTGCAGCCGCTTTTACCGGGCGTGTTCAAACCGCAATGGCTGCAGGCGCAGCCGGATAATGCCAGAGAACTGCTGACGGCGGCGGCGGATGTGCAGCGCGGTTATGTGACGGTGTTGGTAGCCAACGAACAGGAGAAAAAACGCTTATTGTCCGACGGCTACGGACGGCATAATGTCTACACCGTTCAGGAATTCAAAGGGGCGGAGGATGATTACATTATTGCCTATCGCCTGCTTAGCTCGGCCAAGGAATCTTGGGAAGAGCTGCTGAACGGTCAAGGGCGGGGGCAACTGCGTCTGCGGTATCAGGCCAACTTGCTCTATGTAGCCATTACGAGAGCCAAAGAGCGTTTGTGCTTCTATGAAGATGAACCGCCGGCAGGAGTGCTGGCGGAACTGGCGAATTGGCTGGAGGAGGTAGCGGTATTTGATGCATCGCGTCTGGGCCTGCAGGGGCTTTCAGAAGCGGCGGCGCTGTTGGACAAGGCCCGGGAACGCGAGCGCGAAGAATATTACCTGGATGCCAGCGACTTATATGCCCAAGCTGGCGATGATATCTCCGCTTCCCGCTGTTTGGGGGCGGAAGCCGAGGCGTCAGGACAGGTGGCGGAGGCCTTAGCGCACTATGAGCGGGCCGGTGAATGGGAACGTGTGCTGAATTTGGCAAAAGATACGGGCTATGAAGCTGCGGCGCTGCGAGCCATGCTTCACTTGCATCGCTCCTACGAAGAAATAGAAGCGTATTTTGAGCCTCATGAAGAACGCTTGCCGCCCGTTCTGGCGGCTATTTCCCGGGAAAAGGGAATGGCGTCTTTGGTTGTAGAGAGCTATTGGCTGCCTAAAATGCAAAGTTTTACGCAGGCCTGCGAGGAATGCGCCTATGAACTGGAATTTCTTTCTCTGGCGAAAGCGGAAGGAGGCAACCCTTAA